CGGATGGCATATGCGCTCGTACTCGTGCTTGATCCGCACCTTTCTTTCTGTCCCGCGTCAGCATTCGACATCGACCCAGCTGCCCGTTTCGTGGGACTTGACCGCCGCGTCGATCACGAGCTGGGCCGCCAGGCCGTCCCGGAAGGTGGGCGGTTCGTCCTCATCCCGCCGGATGTTGCTCAGAAAAGATGTGACAAGGCTATCATCGACGGGGGACTCAGGACATTTGACGGGCAAGTATTCCGCTTCCGAGGACCGTTCCATGAGGCGTCTGTCGCCTGC
The sequence above is a segment of the Gemmatimonadota bacterium genome. Coding sequences within it:
- a CDS encoding Gfo/Idh/MocA family oxidoreductase — encoded protein: AGDRRLMERSSEAEYLPVKCPESPVDDSLVTSFLSNIRRDEDEPPTFRDGLAAQLVIDAAVKSHETGSWVDVEC